AATCGCATAATTTGGAACATCAGCAGGAAAACAAGCACGAGCAAAGCGAGTATTTGTTTTCACCTGATGTGACAACGACAAAATCAAGGAGTGCGAAGCACGGCAAAGCCGTTGGATTTTGGAGTGATAAAAGAGTGGGCAATTCCAATCGGAATTGCCCATTTTTAAAACAAACAGAAATACAAATCGAAAGTTATAAAGGAGAAATAAAATGAGTACAAAAAAAGCAATTAGCACATCATTTGTTGCCATATTTATTTTAATAATCACACAGATTATTGCACAATCCATTGCAAGTATGTTTGTTATAATAAAAATTCCAACTGGCATTTGTAATATTATCGCTGGAATTATATATGCTGGATTGACATATCTTATTCTGAAAATGTTTATTAGCAAAATTATTAAATTGCCGACTTCGGATTTCGGAATGCCTAAATTTGCTATTAAAATAAGATGGATTTTAATAGCTGTATTATTACCATTTGTTATAAAAGGAAGTTATCTTTTAATATTCAACGGTAAGTATGTATCCTCAAATATGAATGGAAATCAGATGTTCAATACTTTAAGTGCAGGGGTTGCATTTACCGGAATAGCGGCTGGATTTGTTGAAGAAATGGTGTTTAGAGGAGTTATACTTAATGCATTAAAGAAAAGATGGAATATTAAGGTGGCTGTAATTGTTCCATCAATGTTATTTGGTATTGTACATGTTCTTGGACAGGATTTTTCAATAGGCAGTTGTTTATTAGTAATTATCGCCGGAACGATGGTAGGCGTTATGTTTTCGATGATTGCAATAGAAAGTGGTTCAGTTTGGAATAGTGGAATAGTTCATGCTATCTGGAACGTTGTGATTATTGGTGGAGGATTAGCTATTGGGGAAAAAATGGATAAATATTCTATAATGACATATGTACTTAATTCAAAAGATTTCGCCATCACAGGTGGAGAATTTGGAATTGAATCATCTGTTATTTCATTGTTCGGATACATAATAGTTGCTGGTATAGCATTTTTTATGATTAGATCAAGAAAAAATTGATATAATAGGTTTGAAAATATGAAGCTATAAGGTACTTGTCAAATTCCAGTTGTGCGCCCAGCTAAGGGTGTGTAGTCAAACCGGAATTCCACCGGCTTGACTACACACCCTTAGCTGGGCGCACAACTGGAATTTATCTTTTCTTATATGTCACCACAACTCCAACCACCGAAGTCAAAAAAACAATCGGTGCGAGTCTTACAAACAAGAATTCAAACCCATGCAGTATTGTTCCTGCCACTGCCAACTC
The sequence above is drawn from the Coprococcus comes ATCC 27758 genome and encodes:
- a CDS encoding CPBP family intramembrane glutamic endopeptidase; the protein is MSTKKAISTSFVAIFILIITQIIAQSIASMFVIIKIPTGICNIIAGIIYAGLTYLILKMFISKIIKLPTSDFGMPKFAIKIRWILIAVLLPFVIKGSYLLIFNGKYVSSNMNGNQMFNTLSAGVAFTGIAAGFVEEMVFRGVILNALKKRWNIKVAVIVPSMLFGIVHVLGQDFSIGSCLLVIIAGTMVGVMFSMIAIESGSVWNSGIVHAIWNVVIIGGGLAIGEKMDKYSIMTYVLNSKDFAITGGEFGIESSVISLFGYIIVAGIAFFMIRSRKN